In Panthera leo isolate Ple1 chromosome E3, P.leo_Ple1_pat1.1, whole genome shotgun sequence, a genomic segment contains:
- the LITAF gene encoding LOW QUALITY PROTEIN: lipopolysaccharide-induced tumor necrosis factor-alpha factor (The sequence of the model RefSeq protein was modified relative to this genomic sequence to represent the inferred CDS: deleted 1 base in 1 codon), protein MSVPGSYQAAAGPSSVPSAPPSYEETVAVNSYFPVPPAPVPGPTTGLVTGPDGKGMHPPAYYTQPVPVPNANAIAVQTVYVQQPVSFFDRPVQMCCPSCNKMIVTQLSYNAGALTWLSCGSLCLLGCVAGCCFIPFCVDALQDVDHYCPNCKALLGTYKRL, encoded by the exons ATGTCTGTTCCGGGATCCTATCAGGCGGCCGCAGGGCCTTCCTCAGTCCCGTCCGCACCCCCGTCCTACGAAGAGACAGTGGCGGTTAACAGTTACTTCCCCGTGCCTCCTGCACCTGTGCCAGGGCCGACCACGGGGCTGGTGACGGGCCCAGACGGGAAGGGCATGCATCCCCCCGCGTACTACACCCAGCCAGTGCCCGTCCCCAACGCCAACGCAA TTGCTGTGCAGACCGTCTACGTGCAGCAGCCAGTGTCG TTTTTCGACCGTCCAGTCCAGATGTGCTGTCCTTCGTGCAACAAGATGATCGTGACCCAGCTGTCCTATAACGCCGGTGCCCTCACCTGGCTCTCGTGCGGGAGCTTGTGCCTGCTGGG GTGCGTGGCAGGCTGCTGCTTCATTCCCTTCTGCGTGGACGCCCTACAGGACGTGGACCACTACTGCCCCAACTGCAAAGCTCTCCTGGGGACCTACAAGCGCTTGTAG